A window of the Gossypium arboreum isolate Shixiya-1 chromosome 2, ASM2569848v2, whole genome shotgun sequence genome harbors these coding sequences:
- the LOC108466297 gene encoding dehydration-responsive element-binding protein 1F-like — protein sequence MVQSSKSHEISSSSSQSEAGSTSLGQSQKRRAGRKKFKETRHPIFKGVRTRKGKWVSEVREPNKKSRIWLGTFSCPGMAAKAYDVAALALRGDAASLNFPESARTLPRPKSLSVKDIQIAAMEAAETFIDDKTSPDSVSSAVPAFPENMVFEDEDEVFNMPGILESMAEGLMITPPSMQKGYYPDDDDDDDDDDGNDYVEVNLWGD from the coding sequence atggtACAAAGCTCAAAATCCCATGAAATTTCATCATCGTCTTCACAGTCAGAAGCAGGGAGTACTTCATTAGGACAATCCCAGAAAAGAAGAGCGGGAAGGAAGAAATTTAAAGAGACGAGACACCCAATATTCAAAGGTGTTAGAACAAGGAAAGGGAAATGGGTTAGTGAAGTGAGAGAACCAAACAAGAAGTCTCGTATATGGTTAGGGACATTTTCGTGTCCAGGTATGGCTGCTAAAGCTTATGATGTAGCTGCTTTAGCACTTAGAGGAGATGCTGCTTctttaaattttcctgaatctgcTCGTACATTGCCACGTCCTAAGTCATTGTCTGTTAAGGATATTCAGATTGCTGCTATGGAAGCTGCTGAGACGTTTATTGATGATAAAACTTCGCCTGATTCGGTGTCGTCAGCGGTACCGGCATTTCCGGAAAATATGGTGTTTGAAGATGAAgatgaagtgtttaatatgccgGGGATACTTGAAAGTATGGCGGAAGGATTGATGATAACTCCACCATCTATGCAGAAAGGGTATTAtcctgatgatgatgatgatgatgatgatgatgatgggaaTGATTATGTGGAAGTCAATCTCTGGGGTGACTAA